The following coding sequences are from one Salmo trutta chromosome 36, fSalTru1.1, whole genome shotgun sequence window:
- the LOC115175427 gene encoding chromobox protein homolog 3 isoform X1 encodes MKTSSPLVSQPNMGKKQNGKGKKEVLEAEPPEEYVVEKVMDQRIVNGKVEFFLKWKGFTEADNTWEPEDNLDCPELISAFLEAQKNVVEKPDSNKRKSSTDEPESEENKAKKKKDVSDKPRGFARSLDPERIIGATDSSGELMFLMKWKDSDEADLVPAREANTRCPQVVISFYEERLTWHSCPEDEAQ; translated from the exons ATGAAAACCTCCTCCCCTCTTGTTTCGCAGCCTAACATGGGTAAAAAGCAGAATGGCAAAGGCAAGAAGGAGGTGCTGGAGGCAGAGCCGCCGGAGGAGTATGTTGTGGAGAAGGTGATGGACCAGCGCATCGTCAATGGGAAGGTGGAATTTTTCCTCAAGTGGAAAGGATTTACAGA AGCGGATAACACTTGGGAGCCAGAGGATAACCTGGACTGTCCTGAGCTGATCTCGGCCTTCCTGGAAGCCCAGAAGAACGTGGTAGAAAAGCCTGACTCCAACAAGAGGAAGTCCTCAACAGATGAGCCAGAGTCAGAGGAAAACAAAGCCAAGAAGAAGAAGGATGTG AGTGACAAGCCACGGGGCTTTGCCAGGAGCCTGGACCCAGAGAGGATCATCGGTGCAACTGACAGTAGTGGAGAACTTATGTTCTTGATGAAGTG GAAAGACTCGGACGAGGCAGACCTAGTCCCGGCCCGGGAGGCCAACACCCGCTGCCCTCAGGTGGTCATCTCCTTCTACGAGGAGAGGCTGACCTGGCACTCCTGTCCTGAGGATGAGGCGCAGTAG
- the LOC115175427 gene encoding chromobox protein homolog 3 isoform X2 yields the protein MGKKQNGKGKKEVLEAEPPEEYVVEKVMDQRIVNGKVEFFLKWKGFTEADNTWEPEDNLDCPELISAFLEAQKNVVEKPDSNKRKSSTDEPESEENKAKKKKDVSDKPRGFARSLDPERIIGATDSSGELMFLMKWKDSDEADLVPAREANTRCPQVVISFYEERLTWHSCPEDEAQ from the exons ATGGGTAAAAAGCAGAATGGCAAAGGCAAGAAGGAGGTGCTGGAGGCAGAGCCGCCGGAGGAGTATGTTGTGGAGAAGGTGATGGACCAGCGCATCGTCAATGGGAAGGTGGAATTTTTCCTCAAGTGGAAAGGATTTACAGA AGCGGATAACACTTGGGAGCCAGAGGATAACCTGGACTGTCCTGAGCTGATCTCGGCCTTCCTGGAAGCCCAGAAGAACGTGGTAGAAAAGCCTGACTCCAACAAGAGGAAGTCCTCAACAGATGAGCCAGAGTCAGAGGAAAACAAAGCCAAGAAGAAGAAGGATGTG AGTGACAAGCCACGGGGCTTTGCCAGGAGCCTGGACCCAGAGAGGATCATCGGTGCAACTGACAGTAGTGGAGAACTTATGTTCTTGATGAAGTG GAAAGACTCGGACGAGGCAGACCTAGTCCCGGCCCGGGAGGCCAACACCCGCTGCCCTCAGGTGGTCATCTCCTTCTACGAGGAGAGGCTGACCTGGCACTCCTGTCCTGAGGATGAGGCGCAGTAG